A window of Chlorobium phaeobacteroides DSM 266 genomic DNA:
CATATGCCGATGAACGAACCGGCGAACACGTCCGAAGGATAATGAACGCCGACATAAACTCTCGAATAAGCGACAAAAAAGGCATAAAGAGCGATCAACAGGGAAAACAGTTTGTCAACAATGCTACCGTTCCTGTAAAAATATATCCAGATAGTTGCGGCAACTGCTGCGGCATTGGCGGCATGTGAAGAGGCAAACGAAAAGGAGTGGGATTGATCGACAAGCAATCGACACCCCTCAAGGACAAAACAGGGTCTTATACGCTGGAAAAGGGGTTTGAGTATCCCTGAGGCGGTATAATCGGCAATTCCTAAGGCACAGAGAGAAAACAGGATGATAAGTGCGCCTTCTCTTCCTTTTCTGAGCAGGATAACAAGAGCCGCAACAAAAAATATTGGCCAGGAAAGTCCGAAGGTCGTGAGAAACACCATGAGACCGTCTGCTGCGGGGTGAACCATATTCTGGTTCACCTCACGAAATAGCCAGACATCTGCCTGCTCGATCAGCACCATAGTGTTTGTTACTTTTTAGGCCCTGCTTTTTTCTTTTTCGATGATGAAGTACCGAGATTGACATTCGGCATGTCATCCGCGGTGGTCGTAGCATTGATATAAAACTGCTGGGCTACGCTGAAAATATTGAACATCAGGTAGTAGAGCCCGAGGCCTGCAGGAAGATTGTTGAAAAACAGGAGCATCATGGCCGGGAACATGTACATCATGATCTTCATCTGCTCATTGCTCTGTGCCGTAGGAGTGATTTTCTGCTGCACAAAAACAGTGATCGCCATAAGAATGGGAAATACTGCGATATGGTCTCCGTACATGGGAATGGCGAAACCGAAATCGAGTATTGAATCGGGCACCGAAAGATCTTTTGCCCAGAGAAAACCGTGATGACGAAGCTGAATCGATGAACGGAAAACATAGAACATGGCAAAAAGAAGCGGCATCTGCAAGACGACCGGCAAACATCCGCCAAGCGGG
This region includes:
- a CDS encoding phosphatase PAP2 family protein, giving the protein MVLIEQADVWLFREVNQNMVHPAADGLMVFLTTFGLSWPIFFVAALVILLRKGREGALIILFSLCALGIADYTASGILKPLFQRIRPCFVLEGCRLLVDQSHSFSFASSHAANAAAVAATIWIYFYRNGSIVDKLFSLLIALYAFFVAYSRVYVGVHYPSDVFAGSFIGICSALLTYIIWSWLYKNVIRMMIMRRELKP